The Pygocentrus nattereri isolate fPygNat1 chromosome 1, fPygNat1.pri, whole genome shotgun sequence genome window below encodes:
- the si:dkey-39a18.1 gene encoding uncharacterized protein si:dkey-39a18.1 isoform X3, which translates to MRRSQLPSREVSPVPSYYSEPVSVQQRKDVTIRLPPLIRGARQEEEEDEEDTQSLKSLPTVKSILAFDSKVKRSHRHPKEQVIYGINLPPLITSKCTLLVKGTGCTRARGFLPAITSRSLERPPCRAGRRPDKPESCATQQVHTMDHPQNAPIGESHFSEKTLNIRGGSLPEVQPGPHITFHSPVVQAIHPITPDTAKQTRQTTRTHQPLRPVLKKAQVTNRRAFHFLLEDSYIPCPGEPHLLEPLSDFQEHLCRQILNSPLPCHTTLPQVHSHFHLHQRDCPHPGLYNSTVGRTVELCNSKGKRLPKITMTCPTPTPKHIHHTEKRHVA; encoded by the exons ATGAGAAGAAGCCAGTTACCATCCCGTGAGGTTTCTCCTGTTCCATCCTACTACTCGGAACCAGTTTCAGTCCAACAGCGCAAG GATGTGACTATCAGACTGCCCCCTCTCATCAGAGGGGCTCgtcaggaggaagaggaggatgaagaggatACTCAGAGTTTAAAGAGCCTGCCCACTGTGAAGAGCATATTAGCTTTTGACTCAAAAGTCAAAAGGTCACACAGACACCCGAAGGAACAAGTCATCTATGGCATCAACCTGCCACCTCTCATCACTTCCAA ATGCACCCTGTTGGTCAAAGGTACTGGATGCACTAGAGCCAGGGGTTTTCTACCAGCCATCACATCCAGAAGTCTGGAGAGGCCACCATGCCGAGCTGGACGCAG GCCAGATAAACCAGAAAGTTGTGCAACTCAGCAGGTCCACACAATGGACCACCCTCAGAATGCACCTATAGGTGAAAGCCATTTTTCTGAAAAGACACTGAACATAAGAGGAGGCTCTCTCCCTGAGGTGCAGCCTGGACCCCACATCACCTTCCACAGTCCAGTGGTACAGGCCATACATCCCATCACTCCTGACACTGCAAAACAGACAAGGCAAACCACAAGAACTCACCAGCCTCTGAGGCCTGTGCTGAAAAAGGCCCAGGTGACCAACAGAAGAGCTTTTCACTTCCTGTTGGAAGACAGCTACATCCCCTGTCCAGGTGAGCCACACCTGTTGGAGCCGCTGTCTGATTTTCAGGAGCACCTGTGTCGCCAGATCCTCAACTCCCCCCTGCCCTGCCACACAACACTGCCACAAGTCCACTCCCATTTCCACTTGCACCAGAGGGACTGTCCACACCCGGGTCTGTACAACTCCACAGTTGGACGCACTGTGGAGCTCTGCAACTCAAAGGGTAAACGACTACCCAAAATCACCATGACCTGTCCAACACCTACTCCCAAACACATACACCACACAGAAAAGAGGCACGTGGCTTGA
- the si:dkey-39a18.1 gene encoding uncharacterized protein si:dkey-39a18.1 isoform X2 has translation MRPETGQLSYISERMRRSQLPSREVSPVPSYYSEPVSVQQRKDVTIRLPPLIRGARQEEEEDEEDTQSLKSLPTVKSILAFDSKVKRSHRHPKEQVIYGINLPPLITSKCTLLVKGTGCTRARGFLPAITSRSLERPPCRAGRRPDKPESCATQQVHTMDHPQNAPIGESHFSEKTLNIRGGSLPEVQPGPHITFHSPVVQAIHPITPDTAKQTRQTTRTHQPLRPVLKKAQVTNRRAFHFLLEDSYIPCPGEPHLLEPLSDFQEHLCRQILNSPLPCHTTLPQVHSHFHLHQRDCPHPGLYNSTVGRTVELCNSKGKRLPKITMTCPTPTPKHIHHTEKRHVA, from the exons ATGAGGCCCGAGACTG GTCAGCTGAGCTACATTTCTGAAAGAATGAGAAGAAGCCAGTTACCATCCCGTGAGGTTTCTCCTGTTCCATCCTACTACTCGGAACCAGTTTCAGTCCAACAGCGCAAG GATGTGACTATCAGACTGCCCCCTCTCATCAGAGGGGCTCgtcaggaggaagaggaggatgaagaggatACTCAGAGTTTAAAGAGCCTGCCCACTGTGAAGAGCATATTAGCTTTTGACTCAAAAGTCAAAAGGTCACACAGACACCCGAAGGAACAAGTCATCTATGGCATCAACCTGCCACCTCTCATCACTTCCAA ATGCACCCTGTTGGTCAAAGGTACTGGATGCACTAGAGCCAGGGGTTTTCTACCAGCCATCACATCCAGAAGTCTGGAGAGGCCACCATGCCGAGCTGGACGCAG GCCAGATAAACCAGAAAGTTGTGCAACTCAGCAGGTCCACACAATGGACCACCCTCAGAATGCACCTATAGGTGAAAGCCATTTTTCTGAAAAGACACTGAACATAAGAGGAGGCTCTCTCCCTGAGGTGCAGCCTGGACCCCACATCACCTTCCACAGTCCAGTGGTACAGGCCATACATCCCATCACTCCTGACACTGCAAAACAGACAAGGCAAACCACAAGAACTCACCAGCCTCTGAGGCCTGTGCTGAAAAAGGCCCAGGTGACCAACAGAAGAGCTTTTCACTTCCTGTTGGAAGACAGCTACATCCCCTGTCCAGGTGAGCCACACCTGTTGGAGCCGCTGTCTGATTTTCAGGAGCACCTGTGTCGCCAGATCCTCAACTCCCCCCTGCCCTGCCACACAACACTGCCACAAGTCCACTCCCATTTCCACTTGCACCAGAGGGACTGTCCACACCCGGGTCTGTACAACTCCACAGTTGGACGCACTGTGGAGCTCTGCAACTCAAAGGGTAAACGACTACCCAAAATCACCATGACCTGTCCAACACCTACTCCCAAACACATACACCACACAGAAAAGAGGCACGTGGCTTGA
- the si:dkey-39a18.1 gene encoding uncharacterized protein si:dkey-39a18.1 isoform X1, which yields MYYWTRSTQHSHHSVGYFVFFWTLEQRRVSEQRCYSSKGDVRRRAWASQRTTLPWMRPETGQLSYISERMRRSQLPSREVSPVPSYYSEPVSVQQRKDVTIRLPPLIRGARQEEEEDEEDTQSLKSLPTVKSILAFDSKVKRSHRHPKEQVIYGINLPPLITSKCTLLVKGTGCTRARGFLPAITSRSLERPPCRAGRRPDKPESCATQQVHTMDHPQNAPIGESHFSEKTLNIRGGSLPEVQPGPHITFHSPVVQAIHPITPDTAKQTRQTTRTHQPLRPVLKKAQVTNRRAFHFLLEDSYIPCPGEPHLLEPLSDFQEHLCRQILNSPLPCHTTLPQVHSHFHLHQRDCPHPGLYNSTVGRTVELCNSKGKRLPKITMTCPTPTPKHIHHTEKRHVA from the exons ATGTATTATTGGACCCGGAGCACGCAGCACAGCCATCATTCAGTGggctattttgttttcttttggacGCTGGAACAGAGAAGAGTCTCAGAGCAGCG ATGTTACTCATCTAAAGGAGATGTAAGGAGAAGGGCATGGGCGTCACAGAGAACCACACTGCCATGGATGAGGCCCGAGACTG GTCAGCTGAGCTACATTTCTGAAAGAATGAGAAGAAGCCAGTTACCATCCCGTGAGGTTTCTCCTGTTCCATCCTACTACTCGGAACCAGTTTCAGTCCAACAGCGCAAG GATGTGACTATCAGACTGCCCCCTCTCATCAGAGGGGCTCgtcaggaggaagaggaggatgaagaggatACTCAGAGTTTAAAGAGCCTGCCCACTGTGAAGAGCATATTAGCTTTTGACTCAAAAGTCAAAAGGTCACACAGACACCCGAAGGAACAAGTCATCTATGGCATCAACCTGCCACCTCTCATCACTTCCAA ATGCACCCTGTTGGTCAAAGGTACTGGATGCACTAGAGCCAGGGGTTTTCTACCAGCCATCACATCCAGAAGTCTGGAGAGGCCACCATGCCGAGCTGGACGCAG GCCAGATAAACCAGAAAGTTGTGCAACTCAGCAGGTCCACACAATGGACCACCCTCAGAATGCACCTATAGGTGAAAGCCATTTTTCTGAAAAGACACTGAACATAAGAGGAGGCTCTCTCCCTGAGGTGCAGCCTGGACCCCACATCACCTTCCACAGTCCAGTGGTACAGGCCATACATCCCATCACTCCTGACACTGCAAAACAGACAAGGCAAACCACAAGAACTCACCAGCCTCTGAGGCCTGTGCTGAAAAAGGCCCAGGTGACCAACAGAAGAGCTTTTCACTTCCTGTTGGAAGACAGCTACATCCCCTGTCCAGGTGAGCCACACCTGTTGGAGCCGCTGTCTGATTTTCAGGAGCACCTGTGTCGCCAGATCCTCAACTCCCCCCTGCCCTGCCACACAACACTGCCACAAGTCCACTCCCATTTCCACTTGCACCAGAGGGACTGTCCACACCCGGGTCTGTACAACTCCACAGTTGGACGCACTGTGGAGCTCTGCAACTCAAAGGGTAAACGACTACCCAAAATCACCATGACCTGTCCAACACCTACTCCCAAACACATACACCACACAGAAAAGAGGCACGTGGCTTGA